One part of the Vicia villosa cultivar HV-30 ecotype Madison, WI linkage group LG6, Vvil1.0, whole genome shotgun sequence genome encodes these proteins:
- the LOC131613051 gene encoding aluminum-activated malate transporter 8-like has protein sequence MDIKSTNQVNKAGILSRMGGFFNALALKFKSKLMNATKSVKKIGKDDPRRVIHSLKVGVALTVVSLFYYSRPLYNGFGVAGMWAVLTVVVVFEFTVGATLSKSLNRGCATLVAGALGVGGHHLATAVGEKGEAIVLGALVFILAAIATFLRFVPKIKARYDYGMVIFILTFCLVSVSGYRVEELVELAHQRLSTIIIGAAACMLISIFVCPVWAGLDLHNLVASNIEKLANYLEGFEGEYFHSSEDKEKSKSLLQGYKSVLNSKAIEESLANFARWEPGHGGFSLRHPWMQYLKIGVLARECAYKIETLNTYLNPEIQTCLEFKCKIQEECTKMSSESNKALKAISSSMKTMTHPSSAKSHIENSKIAIEELKVVLEDISLEDVELLAIIPVATVAAILEEITISVEKIYDSVSELSHLAHFKNVESNVSPEKPPLLHRGIIKPVEDIDNAPHVAIVIQDLCTDSPKKARKETTEILQTITIN, from the exons ATGGATATTAAGTCAACAAATCAAGTTAACAAAGCTGGAATATTATCTAGAATGGGTGGTTTCTTCAATGCTTTGGCTTTGAAGTTTAAGTCCAAGTTAATGAATGCAACAAAAAGTGTGAAAAAGATTGGAAAAGATGACCCTAGAAGAGTAATCCACTCATTGAAAGTTGGAGTTGCTCTTACAGTTGTGTCATTGTTTTACTATTCAAGGCCTCTTTATAATGGCTTTGGAGTTGCTGGAATGTGGGCTGTTCTTACTGTCGTTGTAGTTTTCGAATTTACTGTTG GTGCAACCCTTAGCAAAAGTTTGAATAGAGGATGTGCTACATTAGTAGCAGGTGCTTTAGGGGTTGGAGGGCATCACTTGGCCACTGCTGTTGGAGAAAAAGGAGAAGCTATTGTCCTTGGTGCCCTTGTCTTCATTCTAG CTGCAATTGCAACATTTTTAAGATTTGTTCCAAAGATCAAGGCAAGATATGATTATGGGATGGTGATATTTATATTGACATTCTGTTTGGTTAGCGTGTCGGGGTATAGAGTGGAGGAACTTGTTGAGCTTGCACATCAGAGACTTTCAACAATTATAATTGGAGCTGCAGCTTGCATGCTTATCTCCATATTTGTATGTCCAGTTTGGGCAGGTCTAGACCTTCATAACTTGGTTGCTTCCAACATAGAAAAACTAGCAAATTACCTTGAAG GTTTTGAAGGTGAATATTTTCACTCATCAGAAGATAAAGAAAAATCTAAGTCACTTCTACAAGGATATAAAAGTGTTCTCAACTCCAAAGCAATTGAAGAATCTTTG GCAAATTTTGCAAGGTGGGAACCAGGTCATGGCGGTTTCAGTCTTCGTCATCCTTGGATGCAATACTTGAAAATCGGAGTACTTGCTCGCGAATGCGCATACAAGATTGAAACCCTCAACACATATCTTAACCCTGAAATCCAA ACTTGTTTGGAATTCAAGTGCAAAATTCAAGAAGAATGCACAAAGATGAGTTCAGAATCCAACAAAGCATTGAAAGCAATATCATCATCAATGAAAACAATGACACACCCATCATCAGCTAAAAGCCACATAGAAAATTCAAAAATCGCAATTGAGGAACTCAAAGTTGTACTAGAAGACATTTCCTTAGAGGATGTAGAGCTCTTAGCTATAATACCAGTTGCCACAGTTGCTGCAATACTTGAAGAAATCACTATTTCAGTTGAGAAAATCTATGATTCAGTTTCTGAGCTTTCTCATTTGGCACACTTCAAGAATGTAGAATCCAATGTCTCACCAGAAAAGCCACCACTACTTCATAGAGGAATCATAAAACCTGTCGAGGACATTGATAACGCGCCACATGTTGCAATCGTGATCCAAGATTTATGTACAGACTCTCCGAAAAAAGCTAGAAAAGAAACCACTGAAATCCTTCAAACAataactataaattaa